TGATCACCGTTGCGCCAGAGGATGAAAGATTTTCACCAACCTGTACGATTTTCCCTTTAGAAACTTTTACATCAAGGTTTTTTACAATACCTTTTGATGTATTGGTCCATACAGTGGCGTTTTTTATCAAATAATCTTGTTGCACCGGCAGCGTTTCACTTCCAAAAGCTGAAAACGGATACCAAATTTTGCCCGGTTCGTCAGTTTTGTCAGGAACTTGTCTTTTAGCCTCAGGTTCAAAACCTTTAACATAATTTATGCTGAATGGCACATTGTTTCCGTCTTTGTTCACCGCAAATCCGTTTCTGCTCTTAAAATCCGTGATTGGATAAATCACGCGGTAATTTTGCAGCGAATCGTTCGGAAGTTTCAGTTCCATAGCTATCTTATAGTCGGCTACAGCCAGCTTTACTTTACCCTTTTTATCACCCTGGGAGATTTCAGCTTCAGGCCTGGTGATTTTTCCTTTTATCTTCAAATCATAAGGCTGATTATTGACCGTAACTTTGTACTCGCCACGAACATCAGTTTCCGGCATCCTGTTGATAACATTTTGCTTGCCAAGAACCCAGTTTTCGTAAATTACGGACTCTTTACTGAATAAATCATCCGAGGTCATAATGAAGTTAGCATAAGCACCTTTTGTCAGCTTACCAAGATCATTTGCCTGAAGAAGCTGCGCCGGTTTTTCAGTCAGCGCCTGTAAAATTTCCTCTTTTGAAAGGCCTTTCTTATTCAGATCTCTCAACTTTTCAAGAAATGAACCTTTGTCCTTCAGTTTATACATCGTAAGGGCAAAGGGCACTTTTTCTTTTGCCAAAAATACCGCATTGTAAGGCGCCAGTTCCCAATGTTTTAAGTCTGCAACATCCAGATCTTCAACATCCAAAGCATCCTGTATCTGGTAAGGTTTCGGATATTCCAAAGGAAGAATTAATGTCCCATTGGTCGCTTTGATCTCTTTAGCCCGCTGATATTCGTTTCCAGATCCTAAAAACACAAACTGCTGCCCAGCTTCATCACCAATCTTATCAGCACGCAGAACATCCCATTTTTCTGAAGTTTCAATAATGGTCGGCAATTTTTTGTATTTGTTAAAAGCTTCCAGGTTTGTATTTTTCTGAATATTTGAACCGCCTTTTGCGTACCATTCCGCATCCAGATACGCCTGACGAATCAGCGCGACAGAGCCAGCCATCGAAGTTGGATAAGCCATTTTTGAACTTCCTTTGTTAAAAGAAAGCAAAAACGCAGCGTCTTCCTTCAGGATTTTATCAGTGGCCAAACCTTCGCCAAGGCCGATTAAAACGGCTGAGCCGCGTACGATGCCGTCTTCATTAAAACTCAAGACCGAACCGAAACCCTGATTCAGATAATCCTGATAATCCTTCAGCTGGTTCGTGAAGGTATTTACCGCCCTTGTATCTGCTTTCACTGCGTCATTGTACGCTGCGGAAGTCGCGTCGGCAGGCAGATATAAGCTGCCGGGATTGTACTCGTTCCTTTTGGCTTTCTCCACACCCACATTGGCATAAGGATCAATAAATGAAGGATAAACATAAGATCCGCGACCATCCAAAACCACCGCATCTTTAGGGATCGCCACTTTTCCAGAAGCGATCACTTTACCCTCCTGAAATACCAAAACGGCATTTTCAACTTTGGTTTTGTAATCCTGGTAAAGGGTGATGTTTTTCACAGCGTACACGCTTTTGTCTTTTCCCTTAGTGTCATTTGGCCAGTAACCTACCTGTGCGTGGATGCCGACAACGGCGCTAAAGGAAAGAACCATGAGGACTCTTTTCAACATATTTATTTTAAATTAAGATCGTTTTCTTCAGTGAATTATCAAATATATAAATAATAATAAATCTAAACAGCATGCCTTATAAAAATAACCGGACTTATTTGCCCGGTTACTATCATTTTATGAAATTTTAAACTATTTTGTTTAAAATCCTCTTTTCAGAATATCTTCAATCTTATCCAAAACAATCTGTATTTCCTCCACATTCACATTCAAGTGAGGACGGAAACGGATGGAGCGGTCGCCACAGGAAAGGATAATAACATTCTGTTTGTAAAGCTCCTCGCGCATGCGGTCTCTCACCTCACCTGTCGGAAGATCGATGGCACACATCAAACCGCGGCCTCTTGCCGCCGAGATCTGCTCAGGATATTTTGCTTCGAAGTTTTTCAATCCGTTTAAAAGATAGTCGCCTACCACTCTTGCATTTTCTACAAGGTTTTCGTTTTCAATGACTTCAAGAATCAGTTTAAGGCGCATGATATCGATGAAATTCCCGCCAAAAGTGGAATTGATTCTGGAGCTTTCTCGGAACACGTTTTGCGGAATTTCATCAAATTTTTCCTTATTCGCCAAAACGCCGCAAACCTGAGTTTTCTTACCAAAAGAAATGATATCCGGTTTCGCTGTAAAATGCTCGAAAGCCCACA
The sequence above is a segment of the Chryseobacterium taklimakanense genome. Coding sequences within it:
- a CDS encoding amidohydrolase family protein — protein: MLKRVLMVLSFSAVVGIHAQVGYWPNDTKGKDKSVYAVKNITLYQDYKTKVENAVLVFQEGKVIASGKVAIPKDAVVLDGRGSYVYPSFIDPYANVGVEKAKRNEYNPGSLYLPADATSAAYNDAVKADTRAVNTFTNQLKDYQDYLNQGFGSVLSFNEDGIVRGSAVLIGLGEGLATDKILKEDAAFLLSFNKGSSKMAYPTSMAGSVALIRQAYLDAEWYAKGGSNIQKNTNLEAFNKYKKLPTIIETSEKWDVLRADKIGDEAGQQFVFLGSGNEYQRAKEIKATNGTLILPLEYPKPYQIQDALDVEDLDVADLKHWELAPYNAVFLAKEKVPFALTMYKLKDKGSFLEKLRDLNKKGLSKEEILQALTEKPAQLLQANDLGKLTKGAYANFIMTSDDLFSKESVIYENWVLGKQNVINRMPETDVRGEYKVTVNNQPYDLKIKGKITRPEAEISQGDKKGKVKLAVADYKIAMELKLPNDSLQNYRVIYPITDFKSRNGFAVNKDGNNVPFSINYVKGFEPEAKRQVPDKTDEPGKIWYPFSAFGSETLPVQQDYLIKNATVWTNTSKGIVKNLDVKVSKGKIVQVGENLSSSGATVINGANMHLTNGIFDEHTHIGLSRGVNEAGSNNSAEVRMSDALNPDDVNFYRQLAGGVTSAQQLHGSANPVGGQSSVVKFKWGENMENMRFPDAKGYIKFALGENVKQSNWGNNPNRFPQSRGGVEQAFDFWFTRAQEYQKEKAGNKNYRKDLRLETMAEILNAQRFITCHSYVQSEINMLMNVADRFNFKVQTFTHILEGYKVADKMKAHGVNASTFSDWWAYKEEVREAIPYNAALLLQAGVNTAINSDDAEMARRLNQEAGKAVKYGNVPQEEAWKMVTLNPAKMMQVDHRVGSIETGKDADLVLWTDNPLSIYAKVDKTFVDGILYYDASTQAMKDRMVKDEKNRLIQKMLFSDDSKKGNTQAVNREVKVLYHCDTLEGEEHNHEH